TTTGGGCTGGATCCGCGAAACGCTGGAAGGCTCTCTTTTTCTGCTGATCCACCGCTTGCTCCCACCAAAAAGCCCGGAGGGCACGTGGATCCTCAAAGACTACGAAGACAATCTTTATATTTCCAATGCGTACGGTTATTCTATTCCCGTCTTTGAACGCTTTTGGTTTTCCCGGGGCGGCTTTTCCATGCAGGCGAATTTACTCGATGGACCTCTTCCTTACTTGTATCGAGACGAGATTAAACACTTTCTGCGGGCATACTTCAATGGCTTCGCCTCGGCCTTTTATCCAGAGGTCATGATGTGCAACGAGCATTCAAACCCAGAACTCGGATATCCCGCTGGTGACCATTTCAAATCGTCCGATGAATCCAATGTCACCTTCTGGCTGCGTCTCATGTTCATCCAGGAAGATGGTGACGACCTGTACCTGGGGCGGGCAATCCCGCGATACTGGGTGCGAGACGGCCAACGGGTCCGCGTTGAAAGAGCGCCCACATACTTTAGGCCAATGTCCCTCATTATAACTTCCCATGCCAGGGACGGCCGCGTCGAAATAGATTTGCTGCCGCCAGAGCGAAATCCACCACAAACGATCTATCTCCGAATTCGCCATCCTGACGCGAAACCGCTCAAGCGGGTCACTGTCAATGGCCAATCCCACGACAAATTCGATAAAGACCGCGAGTGGATTATCCTGCCCGGCAACCTTAACGGGACACAAAAGATTGTTGCGTATTACTAATTGACCGGCAGCAATGCGTTATAACGCCTGCTCCTTGGCTGCGGTACTCGTAGCTGGCCCTGAAAGCCTCTTCGAAAACCAAACGGCGTCCGGGGATTGAGGCCAAGTTTGAGGTTTTTGAATTCGAATGGCCTCCCAGTATAACCCTTGTTACCTGCCTGAAAATCCGTTATGTCGGCCAGGTTTCAGGATGAGAACATTGGCATGGGCGAAAAGTGATAAGAGCCTGCCTGATAGTTGCACGTTTTCGTAGGTCACTGATGCGATTGATAGCGGTTAAACTGGAATATCAGCCTGTATCGGTTCATTCCCTTGCCAGAATCTCACCTATTCTTTCGGCGGCGTGACCATCCCAAAGGTCAGGGCATCTTCCGCTTTTGTATCGTCCCGCCAGGACTTCTTCTAGGCAGTGACGCAACCTGTGCGGGTCGCTACCCACCAGCGTGCTGGTCCCTTCAGTCACCGTAATCGGCCGCTCCGTATTCGGCCGCACAGTGAGACAGGGGATGCCCAAGGCCGTACTCTCTTCCTGCAACCCTCCTGAATCAGTGATCACCACCTTGGCCTGCGAGGTTAATGAAAGAAACTCCAAGTATCCTAGTGGTGGTAATGCCCAGATCCTTCGACGTCCTGTTCCCTGGCCGTCCAGGAGGTGCCCTAACCCGAATGCCTCAATCCTGTGCCGTGTGCGGGGGTGAATCGGAAAGACTACGGGAAGCTCGGCCGCCACTTCTGCGAGAACCTCCAGGAGACCTGAGAGCGTCTCGGCGTGGTCCACGTTGCTCGGCCGATGAAGCGTCACCACTGCGTATCTGCCGACTGGGAGTCCCAAACGCTGCGGGGTGCCAACTTCTCGGGCGCGCGGCAGAAGAGCCAGCAGCGTATCGATCATCACGTTGCCGACGAGGTGAATTTGCTCCTCGGGATGCCCCTCCCGGACGAGGTTCTCCACACCGGACGGCTCAGAGACGAATAGCATGTCCGCGACTGCGTCGGTCACGATGCGATTGATTTCCTCCGGCATGGAGCGGTCGAAGCTCCGCAGCCCCGCTTCAACATGAGCCACCGGAATCCCCAGCTTGATGGCCGCAAGGGCCGCTGCCATTGTTGAGTTCACGTCGCCCACCACAATGACGCGGTCAAATTTTCGGCCGTCGGGCGTGCCCGCCAGGAGCACTTCCTCCATTTTTTCCAGAATTCTTGCGGTTTGCTGGGCATGTGTCCCCGAACCAACGTTGAGATGCACATCCGGTCGCGGCATCTCCAAATCCTGAAAAAACACGTCGCTCAGTTGTGGATCGTAGTGCTGACCGGTGTGAATCAGAACGGGACGAATCTGGGAGTACGCCCGCAATGCCCGCAAGATCGGGGCCATCTTCATGAAATTCGGTCGCGCACCGACAACGCAGGCAAAAACCTTCATCGTCACCCCGTTTGTCTCAGCAAGTCCATAAATAAAGTTCCACTTCAGTCGCTAGGAAACCTACCTTGCGGAATAGCCACGATCAAGACCGCTGCCCAGGCCAAGATCCTCTGGAAAACAGTCCATAGAGCCCGGGTTATCAGATAATTAGGATTATAGAAATGTGATGTCAATTTCTTTCTTCAAAGAAAAACACTATACACTCGTGCCCGCAATGCACGATACTTGCTGCCCTATCGCTGACAACGCATCCAGCCGATTCCACATCGTGGCTACGGATTTGCCAAATGAGGACGTTGGGCGTGGTTCCTTCCAGCACCAGTTCGTGGGCCGATTCTTTCACACCAAACTGGGGAAAATAATTTGCCGTTCCATGCTTCCAGGTGTGCCCCGAAGCCGATCCGGGCTCGATCATCAACCGAGCCGGTGGGAGTTCCAGCAGTGCCCCGTTCTCAGAAGGACTGCAAATATTCCACTCGCTTGGAATGTGGAGCCGACTCGCCAAGCTTGCCTGGGACCGCCCCATCACCCAATCCGCGATCAGCCATGGTCCCTTCTCGATACAGATGATCAGACGTCTGACCTCGGGGCAACCCAGATGACGGTACGCATTGTGCGTGCACCACGCATAGTGGAAGGGCCCTGCCCGATCGCAATGCATGTTTCCCGGCCAGCCACGGCGCCCCATCCGGAAGCGTGACCAAACGTCACACTGATTTTGCCCATTGATTTCCAACGTGTTATGTGCGCGAGTACCTCGGCAATAGGCTCGTTCAGGAGAATCCTCGTAATCGTACACCCCGGCATCCACCACCAACCTTTTCCCACCCCAGGATGCCTCAAAAGTCAGCAAATCAGCATGGGCATGGGCGGGCAAGTGGTCCAGACCGACGGGACCGGCGTCGAAGATAAGGAAATTTCCACCTTCGCGATAGACCCAGTAATCGCCCACCTGGTACGACACAGCTCGCTCCGGCTCAAGGTTGGGAAAGTCCATTCTCAGTCGCGCAAACACCTGGCGAGGCGAAGGTGTTAGATCGAGTGTGCTATCGCCGAAAAGAGGGATTTGGCCGTCGGGATGGAGCACCTTTCCTAGGAATTCCGCCATCTTGGCGATTACCGCATCCAGATAATCGGGAGCACCTCCCCAGGCGGCCTGGAACGCATCTCGCATGTCGGCGAGCGCCAGCAGAACATCGACATGGTACATGGGCGAGCGTTCAAAATGCTCTCCGGAACTGAGAATCTGTTCCTGGCACTCGCGAAAAAGCACCTTAGAGGCGGTGCGTAGCCATTCGTCGGGTTCAGACCCCGCAAAAAAAGCCCCCGCCACCGCCAGCCCCCGAAGGTTTTGAATAAGATGGTTGCCCCTCACATCGAATTCCAGATTCTTCCTCAGCCACCGCGCCTGGGCAGACAGCGAGTCGAGCACCCGCTGCGCTAAAAGGCCTTCGGGCGGATACACAGAGAAGAGCTTAACCCAAACGGGAATGCGTCTGGAAACGACATACGGATGCCACGCGTCGGGCGAATAGGCACTTGAAGGAAGGCTGTAGCTTTCTATCCAATTACCAATCCAATTCCAAATTTGGTGAGGTGCCGCAGGCAAGACGTCGCCCCCGCACTTGGGTAGAAAAAACTCGTGGTAGTGAAGATGAAATCGGCCAAGACGTGAGACGATCTGTCTCTCGATGACCCGCCACTCTAAGTGGAAAGAAGTATAATACTCTCGGTTGAGAAGCCGGAGCGTGATTCCGCGGTCGTTCAGCACGAGGCGGGCACCTTCGGCGACCGGCTCAGCGATTCCATCAAGCGGTCCACGGACTTCTAAACCCCTTTGGACACAAAGCCTTCGCACCAGCCCCGGCGCCCGATGAGCCATACTCCTCGCAACAAAGCGATAAAAAATCTGTCGCGGTCGGTAGTATCGAAGGGTATGATAAAGGCGAGAGATGGTAGGCTGCACAACAGGTGGGGCTTATTACTGACCAGCCCGTGTGAAGCAGGGAGATTCCAGACGTGTACCCCGGGAATCCTGAGCACACTTTGCCATGCCCGCCGATTCGCAAACGACGTTGAGCATTTTTTCCGCGAGAGCGTCTCGGGAATAGTTCTGCTGGAGATATTCGCGCACACGTTGCGGATAGTCCGCAGGAAAGAAATTGCCCGCGCGAAGTTTTTCAATGCACGCCAGCAGCGACTCGGCCGATTCCGGTTCCATTGCCACCCCTGCCCCAGCCTCTTCGACAATTCGCAACGCTTCGCCGCGGACGCCCATGATGATCGGCTTGCCCATCGCCATCATCTCGAAAATCTTGCTGGGAATGACCGTCTCAAACAGTTCCGTCTTGCGGAGATGGACCAAACAGGCGTCAGCACTGGCGATGACCCGGGGCATCTCCTCTTTCGGCAACCGACCAGTGAAGATGACCCTGCCGTCCAGGCCCCGCCGCCGCGCTTCGTGTTCCAGTTCTTCTTTTCTGGCCCCCTCCCCTACCAGCCAGAACACAACATCGTCACGACCACTGTCCCGCAGCTTTTCGGCGGCCTCCAGGACGACGTCCAGTCCATGGGCCATGCCGATTGTGCCCACGTAAGCGCAGACGAATTTCCCCTCTCCGTTCCATCGACGGCGGAGCTCGCTGTCGACTGGCTGGGGGCAAAAACGTTCCAAATCCACGCCGTTCATCACGACGGAAATCCGCTCCGGAATGTTGACCTTTTCAAGGATTTTCCTGCGATAGCCTTCACCCACTGCCACAATATGGTCGGCCGAGCGATACATAACTCTCTCGAGAAACTGTAAGAATCGTAAGATCGGTCGAAACCGGATGGCCCCGACGGTTTCAATCGACTCCGGCCAGATATCGCGGATTTCCAGCACAAACGGCCGCCGCCGCAGTCGCGAAAGGATCACCCCGGCCCAGCCGCAAAAGAATTGTGGGCTGGTGGCGACGATGATGTCAGGGCTTTCGACCCACAGGCCCGCAAGGACACTACTTAACATATATGAGAGGTAGTTGATGATTCGTCTCACTGTTCCCGCGTTGGGAGCGAGGTAGGTCCACACCCGGATTACCTCGATTCCGTCTATCAATTCCCGCTGAGGTCGGAGCCTGTTTTTGTAGCCAGGAAAGAGAATGCCGGTGGGACAGTTTGGATTGCAGGTGATGACGGTAACCCGGTGTCCTGCCCGAACCCACCGCACAGCATGTTCATAGGTGCGGCTGGCCGGAGCGTTCACTTCCGGCGGGAAATAATGAGTGAGAAACAAAATGTGCATAGTCCGGCAAATATGCCCACTTGGTCGCTACCGCGTTATTCCTGCGCGTAGGCTCAAACCAAGCTTGTTCGCATAGTACTCCACAATATCGCGAATAATATCATCAAGCGAATAGCGAGGTCGGTAGCCGATGGCTTTTTCGATCTTCGTCAAATCAGGAACGCGGCGCTGCATGTCCTCGAAGTCAGCCCCGTAAGCTTCTTCAAATGGAATATAGCGAATTTGCGAGCGGCTTCCTGTAATATTGATCACCCGCTCTGCCAGTTCCCTAATAGACACTTCCTCCCGGTTGCCTACGTTGAACACCTGCCCCCTGGCTTCCGGCAATTCCATGAGCTTCACCAGTGCTCCCACGGCGTCCTTCACATGGCAAAAGCAACGCGTCTGACTGCCGTCACCATACACCGTCAGCGGCTCCTCCTTGAGCGCCTGCTGCACAAAACGGGGCAGTACCATCCCGTATTGCCCGGACTGCCGCGGTCCCACCGTGTTAAACAGTCGCACGATCACCACGGGCATCCGCGAATGGTGCCAGTAGGCCATGGCCAAAAACTCATCGAGGGCTTTAGAGCAGGCATATCCCCAGCGGCGACGGTAGGAGGGGCCGATGACCAGGTCGTCATCTTCTGAAAATGGGACCTTGGTGGATTTGCCGTACACCTCGGAGGTCGATGTAATTAGGACCGGCTTGCGATATCGGGAACATGCCTTCATCACCACTGAGGTGCCGTGGACGATTGTTTCAATCGTGCGGACCGGCTGTTCCACGATCAATCGCACCCCGACCGCGGATGCCAGGTGGTAGACCCGATCAGCCTTGGCCACGCACTCGCGGACGATGCCTTCATCAGCGATGTCGGCACAGACAAGTTCAAACAGCGGGTGGCCTTCCAGGTGCGCGACATTTTCATGGCGTCCCGTGGAAAAATCATCGAGCACCGTCACGGAATGGCCACTGGCAATCAGGGCATCGCACAAATGAGAACCGATAAACCCCGCACCACCGGTAATGAGGATACGCATGTTATATCTCGCAATCAGTTCTTAAGGTCAGGAAATATCACCTGTTTGTTCAAACCGTCCTCTTTCAATATAGCTCGAACCAACCCCACGAGGTTAGACGCCACAACCGGGTGACGCATCCTCTGGTAGACAGGTTCCCAAATTTGGTGCACCCTGTTTTTGTCGGGCCGCTTCAACAAATAATCTCTCATAGCCTCGGCCAGAGAATGAGGATCCTCCGGGGCAACAACTCTTCCAACCTGATCATCGTTGATCACGTCGGGATAGCAGCCGACCAAGTTCGAGACCACCACCGGCAACCCCGACGCCAGCGCCTCCATAACCACTACCCCCCAGGGTTCTGTCCGGGAGGGGAGGACAAAAAGGTCTGCAGCACAGTAAAACCTTGGCAAATCTTTCGGCTGCTGAAATCCAACGAAATGAACGCGATCGTTCACACGGAGCCGAGCCGCCTGCTCTTCCAGCTTCGTCCGTTCTGGGCCATCACCGGCGATCAAAAGCTGACTGGGCACATTTTGAACCACCCGCGCGAAGGCTTCCAACAGGATGTCCACACCCTTTTTATTAATGAGCCGCCCCACGAAAAGAACCACAGGCTCGTTTCCCAAATTCATACTTTCACGAATAACCTGCCGATTTGGGTAAAGAGCAAAAGCTGTGTGGCGAAGAGAGTCCAAATCAGGCGAGTTCGGAACAAATGCACAACGATCAGCCCGTCCACCGTATGAGATGAGGTATTCCCGCGCTAGTTGCCCTGTCGGAAGAATTCCGGCAGCCCCACCAACAACCCATCGGACAAGCGGTGTTTTTAGGGTCTTCCGGTACCGGGCCCGCTTCAAGCCGTGAAAACTTTCGCACATCACAAGATACGGGATCCGCTTTTTTCTCGCGTACCACGCCGCAGCCAGCATGGTGAAGTGGTTGTATCCACCGAGAATGATCGCATCATACCGCTTCGCACGCAGTTTCTTCAGAATCGACGGGTTCCAGTAGCCATTATGCTGGCCCAACCATGCGCGGCCGGGAAGTACCTCTGCATGGAACCTAAATGGCCAGTCGATCTCCCATGGCCGATCATCGCCCTTGGCGTAACAGTAAAACACGTCCAGCTCAACGCCTGGTTGCTCGGCGACCGTATTCCAAAATGGATCGCGGTACGGCGTCGGCTGAGGTGTGACGACACAGAGGCTGATTTTCGAGCGATCAGAATATTCCATCGGTTGGTATTAAAGCTGTCTATTATCGTTGTCTATAGAACTAGATGAATTACAGGAGTTGCTCGTTGTATTCACTCCAGCAACTGCCGCCATCAATACCTCCCGAATGGAATACTGTGGCTGTTTATTAATGTTCAGATGTATCCTTCCAAGGTATTCACCAATAATCCCCAAAGCGAGCAATTGTAACCCGCCGAGAAATAATACCGCCACGATCAGCGACGCATAGCCAGGGACGGCGATATTCCCAACGATCTTCTGGACAAAATAATATAGCCCCAGAACCAGGCCAGCAAGAGCCACCACAAACCCGGTGGCCGAGACTATTTGAAGTGGCAAAAGCGAAAAATTCGTAAAAAGGTTCATCGCCAGAGTAAAGAGCTTGGCGAAATTATAGCCCGATTGGCCGAGCTTCCTCGGCCGATGCTCAACCTCAATTTGTGCGATCCGATCCGTGTTCCAAGCGAGCAGTCCATCAATGTAAGTGTAATTCAGGTCATAGGAAAGAATCGCCTCCACCACCTGCCGCCGCATGACCCGAAACGCACTGGGAGTCACGTGTGTACGAAACACCAGCTTATAAAACGTCACCACAATCCAGGACCCCAGGTTGCGCCATGGCGCGTGGCTGCGCTCACGAGGAACCCCATAAACGACATCCGCCCCCGTTTGCTCAATGGCCCGAAGTAGCTTCGGGATTTCCTCCGGTGGATGCTGCCCATCATCGTCCATGGTGATGATGTAATCCCCCTTTGCATGCCGAAGCCCACACATGATTGCATTGTGTTGGCCGAAATTGCGCATCAATTGAATGGCCTTAATCACGTTCGGTCGCTCTTGGTGTATGCGATGGAGGATTGACCAAGTCTCGTCGGGACTGCCATCGTCTACCAGAATGATTTCGAAGGCGATCCCGGCCTCTGCCAGAATTCTTACAACCCCCTCGACAACCTGCTGAACGGTGTTTACCCCACAATAGACGGGAATAACCACCGAAATAGAGGGCATCATGCCATTGTGTTCCACGACGGCGGTTTCAGCCACACGTGCCACACCCGAGAGCGAGCCAGTTCTTTGTATCCGGACGAGCGATACAAACCAAGAGCCGGCTCATTATGCCCCTGAGTTGCAACCGTGATTTTATCACCGCCAGTTGCTGCCACGTAGCTTTCCGCGGCGCGAACCAGTCGCGATCCAATTCCTTTTCCTCGAACCTCCGGTCTAACGGCAATGAGCGTGATTCTTCCAGCCCTTTCCTGCCGTCGAACCGAAACAAATCCCATAATCCGAGTATCGCTCAAATAACCAAAGCTTGCGTCTGCGAGGATGCCCCGGAGGCTGTTTTCCGCCCAAATGCGAAAAAGTCTTTCTCCAATCGTTCGAGGAATCATCGGGTCGCACATAAAGCGCGAATGTGAGCCCGCAATAACCCCCAATTCCGAGATTTCTTCAACATTACAATTAATTTCGGTAAGTGCCACGATACTTTCACGCTCTTCACGGAGATTAGGAGCATCCGTCAGCCCTTTTTCAAGTTCCACACGCTGGCATGTAAATACGCTGATGACATTATTGAGAATACTGGCTGGTGGGGCTGCGTTGGGCGGAGCGAAGACATAAAGAAGCGTCACATTGATCTTTCGGGCATCGGCAATGGCCTCAGCAATCTCGCTCAGATTCCCTGACCAGTCCGTCCGCGCGACCGGGAATCCGAAAAAGTCACTATCCCATTCCAGCACAACGGGTGTCATGAAACTCCGCAGCCAATTTGCCAATCACTATGCAGAAATAGATGCAGACTCTCGACAAAACGCATTGACTAGATTCACAACCCGTTGCTGCTGTTCCATCGAGAGTTCGTGAAACATGGGCAGCCTTATCACGCGGGATGCTAGATCTTCCGTCAAAGGCAAATCCCCTAACCTATATCCTAATCGGCTCCCCATGGGCGATGAATGGAGCGGCACGTAATGGAAGATGGCAAGGACGCCATGATCGCAAAGGTACCGCAACATTTCGTCCCGTTCCTCCCCTGTCCGCGCGAGAATATAGAATAAATGATAATTGCTTTGACAGTCCGCCGGTATGTGCGGCAGTCCCAGCAACCCGGCCTCTGCAAGAGGGCGAAGAGCAGCCCGATAGTACTCGTAAATCTCCCGTCGGCGGCTGGTGATCGAGTCGAGGCACTCCAGCTGGCCCCACAAAAAGGCGGCCAGAATTTCCGCCATCACGTATGACGAACCCACATCCACCCAGGTATATTTATCTACCTCTCCGCGGAAGAACTTCTGTCGGTTGGTGCCTTTGTCGCGGAGAATTTCTGCACGCTCGATAAACCGCTCGTCGTTGATGCACAGGGCCCCACCCTCGCCACAGATATAATTTTTCGTCTCATGAAAGCTGTAGCACCCAAGATGCCCGATAGACCCCAGGGCACGCCCTTTATAGAAGGCATTGACTCCCTGGGCGGCATCTTCCACAACCAGTAAATTATACCGCCGGGCAATATCCATAATCGTGTCCATCTCACAGGCAACGCCCGCATAATGGACGGGCACGATCACCCGGGTTCGCTCTGTAATGGCGGCTTCAATCTTGGTTTCGTCGATATTGAGAGTATCCGGGCGAATGTCCACAAACACCGGTTTGGCGCCGACACGCACAAAGGCGCTGGCCGTGGAGACAAACGTGTACGAGGGCATGATGACCTCGTCGCCCGGCTGAAGATCGCAAAGCATCGCGGCCAGCTCGAGGGCAGCCGTCCCGGAAGGCACCAAGAGGACCTTTTTGATACCGAAGCGTTCTTCCAGGAATCGGCTGCAGAGCTTGGTGAAATGCCCATCCGCGGCGATATTTCCCATCGTCACCGCCTGGGCAATATAGTACAGCTCTTTCCCAGCGATAAACGGCTTATTGAAGGGGATCATGGAATCTCGTACAAGGCGCGTGTTCTGACACAGACGGCGCAATATAACCCAAAGGCGATCGCCATAAAAAGCGCATAAATATGCAGCGGCCCTAAAACGAAATTATATAATGCGCCTTGTAAAAATGCAGACGATGCCCCAAATCGATAGACGAGATTGTAAGATAGGGAACGCAATAGAAAGAGTGACATGAATAACGTTAGAACGCTACCAATCCAAGTTAAACCGATACCACGTACCGCTACGGTCCATGCTAGAAGAATAGGAAACGCCAGCAAAGCCGAATCGTAGTATCTATGGTAGGTAAATGTTAAAAACGCTGGAGCTAATATTGCAAGCGATATTAGTACGCCGTCTTTTCTTACGGCGGCGACATAACACGCCAGGATCGTGACCGAAAAGAGCAGGCCTAGGGTGAGCGTGTGCGCGATCGTGCGGTCAATCCCGAGCGTGTTAAAGAAAGCTACGGCTGCCAATGTTGAATATTTACCACGGGTATTAGCTGAAAACCAGCTGTGAAAGCCGGACTCGTCGTAGCCGCCAACATGTGATAGTCCGGCCAAAACTGAATGCGGTACTTTGCTCACGTCGTGCCCAGTCAGCATAAGCCATCCAGTGGCCAGAATGTTAAGGGTTGCGAATATCGCTATAGCTAAAATGATCGGCCTGGTATGTCGCCCGAAAGCTAGCACTAATATTATTGGTAGGGCCAGCGGATACTTGAGTGCTAGGGACAGTCCAATTGCGATGCCTGCGCTATGTGGCTTTTGTTGGATAACGAATAATGCTCCCATAACTGCAAGTGGTGCGGCAATATTGCCGGGGTTCCCGCTCTTTGCAGTGAATCCTGCCAGGAGGCCTATATGCAGTAGGCACAGCCAGGTTACGGCAGCCGGTAAGGATAGTTTTTCATGGCACATTCGATACACCAGTACCAGGGTGCCACAAGCAACGCCAATCGTTACGATCTTGAAAAGCACCCATCCGGTCGGCTTTTCGAACAAAGCAAAAGCCGCCCAGAGTAGCATTGACGATGGAAGATAGGGATTGCCTCCAGAGTACACATCTTTTCCTTCGAGAAAATCGCGTCCGAAATTATGCACGGTGTGGAAATCGGGATGGTAACTGCGATAATAAAAAAGGGGCAATGCCACTAGATTTATGGAAAGGAGCGTCAAGCAAACAAGTTGGAATGCACGTGTGTACGGTGAGACCTTTGTAGTGGCGGGCCGGAGATTATTTGCGGATTGAACCGAGCTGTGGGTACCATATTGGGCTTGAGAAAAAGGGAAATCTCTGCGAGTGTCCATTTTAGTCACTGTTGTTGTTTGTAGAATTCAGGTAATAAGACTTCGACCTTTAAAGGATATATTAGACAGGCCAAGCTGACGTCGTCTTTCCAAGAAGCTGGAAAACCGGTAGCGAATTTCGGTTCTCACAAGCATCTAATGGTTTGGGCCGGGTAGGTGGCAGGCGTGTGGTGCCGTCTTTGACTAAGGCATTAACCAATTCGCACGTGATGTGACGGCGCCGAGGCTCAATACTCGCCTACCCTATCTGCCTATTGGTGTCGTTCCGAAAGAAAGTTCCACGAGTAATATACTCTAATTTCTACATCAGGGCGCTAAAAAATTGCGAAAACTTGCGATCATGCAGACCATTCCGGTTGCTTTCTTTCCGTACTTTTCGGTCCGGCGTCGAAATCTTCTCGCTACAGTGGGCGAAGGGCTACACTCGGCTAGTTGCGATCTGGGTACCTTGCTTACTTGTAAACAGCTGGTGAGAGGCTTAAAAATTCTGATTCTGGACTTCTGCGGATGTGACATGTTGAGAACCGGTCTGCCTAAACTTTACCACTTCGCTTTCTTTAGCTACCATCAAAGGACGATGGATTGTCCGGACGGAGGCCTTAGGTCACTATGCAAAACCTCAATATCGTGCGTGCATTACGGGCCCACCTCACCCCGGCGGCGAGGTTGGCCGCATGGAATTTCTTCTGGATGGCGCTGGGCCGGGTGGTCGGTGACGACTATCTCGTAGGGCGTATACACTTGGCTCAAAAGACTGTCGGTCCATCGTATTGCGTCATGCGGTCAGTTGTACACGCATACTACCACCCAGGCGAGCGGTGGCTCCTGGTTCTCTGGGTGGCTTATGGTCGGCTCGGACTGTGTGTTAGTGAATGCGTCGTCGTTCATAACGATCGGGACGCTTGGAACGTGTGAAGGTCACAACGGCAAACAAGCGATAAACCCAGCGCGGCGGCAGAAAGAGAAGACAAAACTCAAGAAAAATACGTAGCCGATCGCCGAGGTCCATTTCCGTGCCGAAATACTCTTTCTTAATGCGGATTGTCTCGCGAAGAACGTGCCGAAGGTGTGTCGTTTTGGATCCGCCCGATGAGTGAATTCGATACCGGGTTAATGCCTGAGGAATATTAGCAAATCGGGCGCCGTTTCTTAGCATTCGGCACCACAGTTCGTA
This is a stretch of genomic DNA from Thermogutta terrifontis. It encodes these proteins:
- a CDS encoding glycosyltransferase 87 family protein, which codes for MTLLSINLVALPLFYYRSYHPDFHTVHNFGRDFLEGKDVYSGGNPYLPSSMLLWAAFALFEKPTGWVLFKIVTIGVACGTLVLVYRMCHEKLSLPAAVTWLCLLHIGLLAGFTAKSGNPGNIAAPLAVMGALFVIQQKPHSAGIAIGLSLALKYPLALPIILVLAFGRHTRPIILAIAIFATLNILATGWLMLTGHDVSKVPHSVLAGLSHVGGYDESGFHSWFSANTRGKYSTLAAVAFFNTLGIDRTIAHTLTLGLLFSVTILACYVAAVRKDGVLISLAILAPAFLTFTYHRYYDSALLAFPILLAWTVAVRGIGLTWIGSVLTLFMSLFLLRSLSYNLVYRFGASSAFLQGALYNFVLGPLHIYALFMAIAFGLYCAVCVRTRALYEIP
- the rffA gene encoding dTDP-4-amino-4,6-dideoxygalactose transaminase codes for the protein MIPFNKPFIAGKELYYIAQAVTMGNIAADGHFTKLCSRFLEERFGIKKVLLVPSGTAALELAAMLCDLQPGDEVIMPSYTFVSTASAFVRVGAKPVFVDIRPDTLNIDETKIEAAITERTRVIVPVHYAGVACEMDTIMDIARRYNLLVVEDAAQGVNAFYKGRALGSIGHLGCYSFHETKNYICGEGGALCINDERFIERAEILRDKGTNRQKFFRGEVDKYTWVDVGSSYVMAEILAAFLWGQLECLDSITSRRREIYEYYRAALRPLAEAGLLGLPHIPADCQSNYHLFYILARTGEERDEMLRYLCDHGVLAIFHYVPLHSSPMGSRLGYRLGDLPLTEDLASRVIRLPMFHELSMEQQQRVVNLVNAFCRESASISA
- a CDS encoding GNAT family N-acetyltransferase, whose protein sequence is MTPVVLEWDSDFFGFPVARTDWSGNLSEIAEAIADARKINVTLLYVFAPPNAAPPASILNNVISVFTCQRVELEKGLTDAPNLREERESIVALTEINCNVEEISELGVIAGSHSRFMCDPMIPRTIGERLFRIWAENSLRGILADASFGYLSDTRIMGFVSVRRQERAGRITLIAVRPEVRGKGIGSRLVRAAESYVAATGGDKITVATQGHNEPALGLYRSSGYKELARSRVWHVWLKPPSWNTMA